The following are encoded in a window of Armatimonadota bacterium genomic DNA:
- a CDS encoding ABC transporter permease, translating into MWELLARSLEASTVFLFAALGELVDQRAGVLNVGLEGLMLFGGTAAFITAQTTASYPLGFLAGMALGAFLGLAHGFFSITLRGDQVVSGMGLWILSFGLTTYLGGPRTGPLGLERIPGVLGLSPFFPIGVILVAAVWFLLFRTSLGLAIRSAGENPAAAEASGVSVVAIRYLCVIGGGTLAGLAGATYTLSYNPVWTYNFLMGWGFVSLALVFFSMWNPWILLAGASLFGVMWQLSLSPELVLPGVLSRYVWRTVPFAITIPILVVISTSWFRTRWGLAKPEALGRSYVKG; encoded by the coding sequence GTGTGGGAGCTGCTGGCACGCAGCCTGGAAGCGTCCACCGTCTTCCTCTTTGCAGCGCTGGGCGAGCTGGTCGACCAGCGCGCCGGCGTCCTCAACGTGGGGCTGGAGGGCCTGATGCTGTTCGGGGGTACTGCGGCCTTCATCACCGCCCAGACCACGGCGAGCTACCCGCTGGGCTTCCTCGCCGGCATGGCCCTGGGTGCGTTCCTGGGCCTGGCCCACGGTTTCTTCTCCATCACCCTGCGGGGCGACCAGGTAGTGAGCGGGATGGGCCTGTGGATCCTCAGCTTCGGCCTGACCACCTACCTGGGCGGCCCTCGCACCGGCCCCCTGGGGCTGGAGCGGATCCCCGGTGTCCTGGGCCTCTCGCCGTTCTTCCCCATCGGGGTCATCCTGGTGGCGGCTGTCTGGTTCCTCCTCTTCCGCACCAGCCTGGGGCTGGCCATCCGCTCCGCGGGGGAGAACCCGGCGGCTGCGGAGGCCTCCGGCGTCTCCGTGGTGGCCATCCGCTACCTCTGCGTCATCGGCGGCGGCACGCTGGCCGGCCTGGCCGGGGCTACCTACACGCTCTCCTACAACCCCGTGTGGACCTACAATTTCCTCATGGGCTGGGGGTTTGTCAGCCTGGCTCTGGTCTTCTTCTCCATGTGGAACCCCTGGATCTTGCTGGCGGGAGCCTCACTGTTTGGGGTGATGTGGCAGCTCTCGCTGAGCCCGGAGCTGGTCCTCCCGGGGGTGCTCTCACGCTACGTGTGGCGCACGGTGCCCTTCGCCATCACCATCCCCATCCTGGTGGTCATCTCCACCTCCTGGTTCCGCACCCGCTGGGGCTTGGCCAAGCCCGAAGCTCTGGGTCGGTCCTATGTGAAGGGCTAA
- the menB gene encoding 1,4-dihydroxy-2-naphthoyl-CoA synthase, whose protein sequence is MPVNWMKVREYTDIVYEQADGMAKITINRPEVRNAFRPQTIVELIDAFTHAREDPAVGVILFTGAGTEAFCSGGDQRVRGDAGYLDETGIPRLNVLDLQRLLRVLPKPVIALVAGYAIGGGNVLATVCDLTIAAENAVFGQTGPKVGSFDAGYGSTYLARIVGHKKAREIWYLCRQYTAQQALEMGLVNAVVPLEQLEEEGIRWAREILEKSPLAIRLLKAAFNADTDGLAGIQQLGGDATLLYYLTDEAKEGRDAFLQKRRPDFSRFPRYP, encoded by the coding sequence ATGCCCGTGAACTGGATGAAAGTACGTGAGTACACAGATATCGTCTACGAACAGGCTGATGGGATGGCCAAGATCACCATCAACCGGCCTGAGGTCCGCAACGCCTTCCGCCCGCAGACCATCGTCGAGCTGATCGACGCCTTCACCCACGCCCGCGAGGACCCAGCCGTGGGGGTCATCCTGTTCACCGGAGCGGGGACCGAGGCCTTCTGCTCGGGCGGGGACCAGCGCGTGCGCGGAGACGCCGGCTACCTGGACGAGACGGGAATCCCACGCCTCAATGTGCTGGACCTGCAGCGGCTGCTCCGGGTGCTTCCCAAACCCGTGATCGCGCTGGTCGCGGGCTACGCCATCGGCGGCGGCAACGTGCTGGCCACCGTCTGCGACCTCACCATCGCCGCCGAGAACGCTGTTTTCGGCCAGACCGGGCCAAAGGTCGGCTCGTTCGACGCGGGCTACGGGTCCACTTACCTGGCCCGCATCGTGGGTCACAAGAAGGCCCGGGAGATCTGGTACCTATGTCGCCAGTACACGGCGCAGCAGGCGCTGGAGATGGGGCTGGTCAACGCCGTGGTGCCGCTGGAACAGTTGGAGGAGGAGGGCATCCGGTGGGCCCGGGAAATCCTTGAGAAGAGCCCGCTGGCCATCAGGCTGCTCAAGGCGGCGTTCAACGCCGACACGGACGGACTGGCCGGCATCCAGCAGCTGGGCGGCGACGCCACGCTGCTGTACTACCTGACCGATGAGGCAAAGGAAGGGCGCGACGCCTTTCTCCAGAAGCGCCGACCCGACTTCTCCAGGTTCCCCCGCTATCCGTGA
- the menE gene encoding o-succinylbenzoate--CoA ligase yields the protein MRQTDAGHAALHTPDWLAYRAAVSPSHLALVAGAERLTFTDLDRRAGALARRLRHAGVSAGDRVAVLLRNGPAYVEVTFGLARAGAVMVPLNTRLAPPEIAWQLTDSSARWLVCEERTAAQVPGISPDLCLVVVEELAREPEGEVTLDDRWHLSRVQGIVYTSATTGRPKGAQLTFGNHWWNAAGSALLLGAHRGDAWLAVLPFFHVGGLALLWRGVLYATPLVVHDAFDPEAANRAVDAGEVTLVSLVAPMLQRMLDARRDRPFPPTLRAVLLGGGPTGRDLLDRCVALGVPAAPTYGLTEAASQVATLPPWEFPRKVGASGRPLFPVELCIDAPPGEVGEILVRGPTVMAGYWNRPEETARVLRSGWLHTGDLGYVDPDGDLFVVDRRDDLIITGGENVYPSEVEEALRAHPAVADAGVFGMPDPLWGQAVAGAVVVRPGASVDAATLEAFCAARLARYKVPRRVWFVTELPRSAGGKVMRRELQARFVPSVPGKPTGPRSVPGVALPAAVPRWWVRDAFHAIAGRYDLLNHLLSGGLHLVWKRAAVRAAALGPGGRAVDVCCGTGDLLVGLARIVGPGGRVLGVDFAAGMVAAAAARLARRRLAGATVLLGDAEALPLGDATVDAATIAFGLRNVADPARALREMHRVLRPGGRLVVLEFGQPRPSWFRALYDLYSRTVIPRCGGWLSGRHDAYRYLHDSIRQWPDPEQLSDLIREAGFAQVRYHLLTRGISVLHLGTKP from the coding sequence GTGAGGCAGACCGACGCGGGCCACGCGGCCCTGCACACCCCCGACTGGCTCGCCTACCGCGCCGCCGTCTCCCCAAGCCACCTGGCGCTGGTTGCCGGCGCCGAGCGGCTGACGTTCACCGACCTCGACCGCCGGGCTGGGGCTCTGGCCCGACGCCTGAGGCATGCGGGTGTGTCAGCCGGCGACCGCGTGGCGGTCCTCCTGCGCAACGGCCCGGCCTACGTCGAGGTGACCTTCGGCCTGGCGCGCGCAGGCGCCGTGATGGTACCGCTGAACACGCGCCTGGCCCCGCCGGAGATTGCCTGGCAGCTGACGGACAGCAGCGCCCGGTGGCTGGTGTGCGAGGAGCGTACGGCCGCACAGGTACCCGGGATCTCCCCGGACCTCTGCCTGGTGGTCGTAGAGGAGCTGGCCCGGGAGCCCGAGGGCGAGGTGACGCTGGACGACCGGTGGCACCTCTCCCGCGTGCAGGGCATCGTTTACACCTCGGCCACGACGGGCCGCCCCAAGGGGGCACAGCTCACCTTCGGCAACCACTGGTGGAATGCCGCGGGCTCGGCGTTGCTCCTGGGTGCGCACCGCGGGGACGCCTGGCTGGCGGTGCTGCCCTTCTTCCATGTCGGCGGTCTGGCTCTGCTGTGGCGCGGTGTGCTGTACGCCACTCCCCTGGTCGTGCACGATGCCTTCGACCCGGAGGCCGCCAACCGGGCCGTGGACGCAGGGGAGGTGACCCTGGTCTCGCTGGTGGCTCCCATGCTCCAGCGCATGCTGGACGCCCGCCGGGATCGGCCGTTCCCTCCGACGCTGCGCGCTGTGCTGCTGGGAGGCGGGCCGACGGGCCGCGACCTCCTCGACCGGTGCGTGGCCCTGGGCGTGCCCGCAGCCCCCACCTACGGGCTGACGGAAGCAGCCTCGCAGGTGGCGACGCTGCCGCCGTGGGAGTTCCCGCGGAAGGTCGGTGCATCCGGCCGGCCGCTGTTCCCGGTGGAGCTGTGCATCGATGCACCGCCCGGCGAGGTGGGGGAGATCCTGGTGCGCGGCCCCACGGTCATGGCTGGCTACTGGAACCGGCCCGAGGAGACCGCGCGGGTGCTGCGCAGTGGATGGCTGCATACCGGCGATCTGGGCTACGTCGATCCCGACGGTGATCTGTTCGTCGTGGACCGCCGCGATGACCTCATCATCACCGGCGGTGAAAACGTGTACCCCTCTGAAGTGGAGGAGGCGTTGCGGGCCCACCCCGCCGTGGCCGATGCCGGTGTCTTCGGGATGCCGGACCCCCTGTGGGGCCAGGCGGTCGCCGGGGCCGTGGTCGTCCGCCCAGGGGCCAGCGTGGACGCCGCTACGCTGGAAGCGTTCTGCGCGGCACGCCTGGCCCGCTACAAGGTGCCGCGGCGCGTCTGGTTCGTCACGGAGCTCCCGCGGTCGGCCGGGGGGAAGGTGATGCGCCGCGAGCTCCAGGCGCGTTTCGTGCCTTCGGTTCCCGGAAAGCCCACCGGCCCGCGCAGCGTACCGGGCGTCGCCCTGCCGGCCGCGGTGCCGCGGTGGTGGGTGCGCGACGCCTTCCACGCCATCGCCGGACGCTACGACCTCCTCAACCACCTGCTCAGCGGCGGCCTGCACCTGGTCTGGAAGCGTGCCGCTGTGCGGGCCGCTGCTCTGGGCCCCGGCGGCCGGGCGGTGGACGTGTGCTGCGGGACGGGGGACCTGCTGGTGGGGCTTGCCCGCATCGTCGGCCCCGGCGGCCGGGTGCTCGGTGTCGACTTTGCCGCGGGCATGGTGGCCGCAGCGGCCGCCCGCCTGGCACGCCGGCGGCTGGCCGGCGCTACCGTGCTGCTGGGAGATGCCGAGGCCCTGCCGCTAGGCGACGCGACGGTGGACGCGGCGACCATCGCCTTCGGCCTGCGCAACGTGGCGGACCCTGCCCGGGCGCTGCGCGAGATGCACCGGGTGCTGCGCCCCGGAGGGCGGTTGGTGGTGCTGGAGTTCGGGCAGCCTCGCCCGTCGTGGTTCCGAGCGCTCTACGACCTCTATTCGCGCACGGTGATCCCGCGCTGCGGCGGCTGGCTCTCCGGGCGGCACGATGCCTACCGCTACCTGCACGACTCCATCCGCCAGTGGCCCGATCCGGAGCAGCTCAGTGACCTCATCCGCGAAGCAGGGTTTGCGCAGGTGCGCTATCACCTCCTGACGCGCGGCATCTCCGTGCTGCACCTGGGCACCAAGCCCTGA
- the menD gene encoding 2-succinyl-5-enolpyruvyl-6-hydroxy-3-cyclohexene-1-carboxylic-acid synthase encodes MAAAEPGRAPLAPENATYAFVGALVDELVRAGVRHFCLCPGSRSTPLAMTAVRQGGLKVWMHVDERAAAYFALGLAKALRSPVAVVSTSGTAAANFLPAVIEARFGRVPLLVLTADRPHELRDAGANQTIDQLRLFGVQVKWFAEVAPPLATEAMLRYARQLAAQATFHAVEAPAGPVHLNFPFREPLVPVPAPNELPPTDDRAGPAWEGRAEGQPYTVALHAVRAPDAAVARALAGIVGAARRGLIVCGPQDDPAFPQALTRLADVVRFPVLADPLSGVRCGPHDRSLVVDAYDLVLRADRAAATLEPDLVLRFGAMPASRPLLQYLQRHSRARQVVADGARWSDPLRVAAQILAADPRLVCEALTAALAGHRPAPAQEEWTDRWLELSCSARAAAARRLLEITEPFEGRVFAELGALLPDGALLVVGNSMPVRDLDTFLPSVPTRLRVLGNRGASGIDGLLSTALGAAAAAAGPVVAVLGDLAFYHDMNGLLAARLHGLAATIVLLNNNGGGIFNFMPQAAYPAYFEALFGVPHGLEFRHAADLYGATYAVFEGWSAFGQQVRAGLARSGLTIVEIQTDRGRNVRLHQEIWASAAEALGAGLSTR; translated from the coding sequence ATGGCTGCCGCTGAGCCTGGCCGCGCACCGCTAGCGCCCGAGAACGCCACCTATGCGTTCGTCGGCGCCCTGGTCGACGAGCTGGTCCGGGCGGGTGTGCGTCACTTCTGCCTGTGCCCGGGATCCCGCTCGACACCGCTGGCCATGACGGCAGTCCGGCAGGGGGGCCTGAAGGTCTGGATGCACGTGGACGAACGCGCGGCCGCTTACTTCGCGCTGGGCCTGGCCAAGGCCTTGCGCTCGCCAGTGGCAGTGGTATCCACCTCGGGAACCGCGGCCGCCAACTTCCTCCCGGCGGTGATCGAGGCCCGGTTCGGCCGGGTACCGCTGCTGGTGCTTACCGCGGACCGGCCGCACGAGCTACGCGACGCCGGCGCCAACCAGACCATCGATCAGCTGCGGCTCTTCGGGGTGCAGGTGAAGTGGTTCGCGGAGGTTGCCCCGCCGCTGGCTACGGAGGCGATGCTGCGGTACGCGCGCCAGCTGGCAGCCCAGGCCACCTTCCACGCGGTTGAGGCGCCCGCAGGACCCGTGCACCTCAACTTCCCCTTCCGCGAGCCGCTAGTTCCCGTACCCGCACCCAACGAGCTGCCCCCCACGGACGATCGCGCCGGACCTGCCTGGGAGGGCCGTGCGGAGGGGCAGCCTTACACGGTCGCGCTGCACGCCGTCCGGGCCCCGGATGCGGCGGTTGCGCGGGCGCTGGCTGGCATCGTGGGCGCCGCGCGGCGCGGCCTGATCGTCTGCGGGCCGCAGGACGATCCGGCCTTCCCCCAGGCGCTGACACGGCTGGCGGATGTGGTTCGCTTCCCGGTGCTGGCCGATCCGCTGTCCGGGGTGCGGTGCGGCCCCCACGACCGCAGCCTGGTGGTGGATGCCTATGATCTCGTCCTGCGCGCCGATCGCGCTGCGGCCACCCTCGAGCCCGACCTGGTCCTGCGCTTCGGCGCCATGCCGGCGTCGCGGCCGCTGCTGCAGTACCTGCAGCGCCACAGCCGGGCGCGGCAGGTCGTGGCCGACGGTGCCCGGTGGAGCGACCCCCTGCGCGTGGCCGCGCAGATCCTGGCAGCCGACCCACGGCTGGTGTGCGAGGCCCTGACGGCGGCGCTGGCCGGTCACCGGCCCGCGCCGGCGCAGGAGGAGTGGACCGACCGCTGGCTGGAGCTGAGCTGCTCCGCCCGCGCCGCTGCCGCCCGCCGCCTGCTGGAGATCACCGAGCCGTTTGAGGGCAGGGTGTTCGCCGAGCTGGGGGCGCTGCTGCCCGATGGTGCGCTGCTGGTGGTGGGCAACAGCATGCCGGTGCGCGACCTGGACACCTTCCTGCCGTCGGTGCCCACGCGCCTGCGCGTGCTCGGCAACCGCGGCGCCAGCGGCATCGACGGCCTGCTCTCCACCGCCCTGGGCGCCGCTGCGGCCGCCGCCGGCCCGGTGGTGGCCGTCCTGGGCGACCTGGCGTTCTACCACGACATGAACGGCCTGCTGGCGGCCAGGCTGCACGGGCTGGCGGCCACCATCGTGCTGCTCAACAACAACGGCGGCGGGATCTTCAACTTCATGCCGCAGGCAGCGTACCCGGCCTACTTCGAGGCGCTCTTTGGGGTGCCCCACGGGCTGGAGTTCCGCCATGCGGCCGATCTGTACGGCGCCACCTACGCGGTTTTCGAAGGATGGAGCGCCTTTGGCCAACAGGTGCGCGCGGGCCTGGCCCGGTCGGGGCTGACCATCGTGGAGATTCAGACCGATCGGGGGCGCAATGTCCGTCTGCACCAGGAGATCTGGGCCAGCGCCGCCGAGGCGCTCGGCGCCGGCCTGTCCACGAGGTGA
- a CDS encoding 1,4-dihydroxy-2-naphthoate polyprenyltransferase, with the protein MTARPSVAPERRPVSRRRAWVHAARIPTLPAAVAPVLVGSGAAAAAGGFDAPAALGALVVALAIQIGTNLHNDAADFLRGTDATHRLGPPRVTQAGWLAAHEVLAGAYACFGLAALVGLLFVWRWGWPVLAAGGLSILAALAYTAGPWPLGYHGLGEVFVFLFFGVVATAGTAFVQLGRISPAALAASVPVGLLCAAILVANNLRDVASDALAGKRTLAVRLGPDRTRVLYEVLLAAAVAAPPVLRLAGLAGRWFWLPWLALPEFLALGHAAWWHHEAPALVAVLKRTARLHLVYGALLGAGLL; encoded by the coding sequence GTGACTGCCCGCCCTTCCGTGGCTCCGGAGCGCCGGCCCGTCTCCCGCCGGCGCGCCTGGGTGCATGCGGCGCGTATCCCCACGCTGCCGGCGGCCGTGGCCCCGGTGCTGGTGGGCAGCGGCGCCGCAGCCGCTGCAGGCGGGTTTGACGCGCCGGCAGCGCTGGGGGCGCTGGTGGTGGCCCTGGCCATCCAGATCGGCACCAACCTCCACAACGATGCCGCGGACTTCCTGCGTGGCACCGACGCGACACACCGACTGGGTCCGCCCCGCGTCACCCAGGCCGGCTGGCTTGCGGCGCACGAAGTGCTGGCCGGCGCCTACGCATGTTTCGGCCTGGCGGCGCTGGTGGGGCTTCTCTTCGTCTGGCGGTGGGGGTGGCCGGTGCTGGCGGCGGGGGGACTTTCCATCCTGGCCGCCCTAGCCTACACCGCTGGGCCCTGGCCGCTCGGCTACCACGGCCTGGGCGAAGTGTTCGTCTTCCTCTTCTTCGGCGTCGTGGCCACCGCCGGAACCGCCTTCGTTCAGTTGGGACGGATCAGCCCGGCCGCGCTGGCGGCCTCGGTCCCGGTGGGCCTGCTGTGCGCAGCGATCCTGGTCGCCAACAACCTGCGCGATGTGGCCAGCGACGCCCTGGCGGGCAAGCGCACCCTGGCGGTGCGCCTGGGTCCGGATCGGACCCGTGTGCTCTACGAGGTTTTGCTGGCCGCCGCCGTGGCCGCACCGCCGGTTCTGCGGCTGGCCGGGCTGGCCGGGCGGTGGTTCTGGCTGCCCTGGCTGGCCCTGCCCGAGTTCCTGGCGCTGGGGCACGCCGCGTGGTGGCACCATGAGGCGCCCGCGCTGGTGGCCGTCCTGAAGCGCACGGCCCGGCTGCACCTGGTTTACGGGGCGCTTTTGGGCGCCGGCCTGCTGTGA
- the cimA gene encoding citramalate synthase encodes MGRRIVVYDTTLRDGTQGAGISFSAEDKLRIARLLDELGIDFIEGGWPGSNPKDLAFFERARHLRWTHATVVAFGSTRRPQRRPEDDANLQALLQAGTPAVALFGKSWDLHVRTALRTTLEENLRMIADSVIYCKRAGRQVIYDAEHFFDGLRAAPDYALATLRAARQAGADVLVLCDTNGGALPEHIRAGVERVAAEVGGPLGIHSHNDGELAVANTLAAVQAGAEHVQGTVNGYGERCGNANLCSVIPNLQLKLGYSCLPGNSLGRLTEVSRLVSELANRAPDDDQPFVGRNAFAHKGGVHVSAVMADPATYEHIAPEQVGNRRRIIVSDLSGQATVLYKAAEVGIPLDRSRPEVAEILARLKALEHEGYQFEGAEASFELIMRRLLGTQRPLFTLHWFQVTVSKSGDSARAEATIKLSVDGVEEHTAAEGNGPVHALDRALRKALDGFYPELRAIRLTDYKVRVLNADAATAARVRVLIESSDGERTWGTVGVSENVVEASWLALVDSLEYGLLCRRGA; translated from the coding sequence ATGGGCAGGCGGATCGTCGTCTATGACACCACGTTGCGGGATGGCACCCAGGGGGCCGGTATCAGCTTCTCCGCCGAGGATAAGCTGCGTATCGCCCGCCTCCTGGACGAGCTGGGCATTGACTTCATCGAGGGCGGATGGCCAGGCAGCAATCCCAAGGACCTGGCCTTCTTCGAGCGCGCCCGCCACCTGCGCTGGACCCACGCCACGGTGGTGGCCTTCGGCAGCACCCGGCGCCCGCAGCGGCGGCCCGAAGACGACGCCAACCTGCAGGCGTTGCTGCAGGCGGGCACCCCCGCGGTGGCCCTTTTCGGCAAGAGCTGGGACCTGCACGTGCGCACTGCCCTGCGCACCACCCTGGAGGAGAACCTGCGCATGATCGCCGACTCGGTGATCTACTGCAAGCGCGCCGGGCGCCAGGTGATCTACGACGCCGAGCACTTCTTCGACGGGCTGCGGGCCGCCCCCGACTACGCCCTGGCTACGCTGCGGGCGGCCCGACAGGCGGGGGCCGACGTCCTGGTGCTGTGCGACACCAACGGAGGCGCGCTCCCCGAGCACATTCGCGCCGGAGTGGAGCGGGTGGCGGCGGAGGTGGGAGGGCCTTTGGGCATCCACAGCCACAACGACGGCGAGCTGGCCGTGGCCAATACCCTGGCGGCGGTGCAGGCGGGGGCGGAACACGTCCAGGGGACGGTCAACGGCTACGGCGAGCGCTGCGGCAACGCCAACCTCTGCTCGGTGATTCCCAACCTGCAGTTGAAGCTGGGGTACTCCTGCCTGCCTGGGAACTCCCTTGGCCGGCTCACCGAGGTCTCCCGCCTGGTCAGCGAGCTGGCCAACCGCGCGCCCGACGACGACCAGCCCTTTGTGGGCCGCAACGCCTTCGCCCACAAGGGCGGTGTGCACGTCAGCGCGGTGATGGCCGACCCGGCCACCTACGAGCACATCGCCCCGGAGCAGGTGGGCAACCGCCGCCGGATCATCGTCTCCGACCTGTCGGGGCAGGCCACCGTCCTGTATAAGGCCGCCGAGGTGGGCATTCCGCTGGACCGCTCCCGGCCCGAGGTGGCGGAGATCCTGGCGCGGCTGAAGGCGCTGGAGCACGAAGGCTACCAGTTCGAGGGCGCCGAGGCGTCCTTCGAGTTGATCATGCGGCGCCTGCTAGGGACGCAACGGCCGCTGTTTACCCTGCACTGGTTCCAGGTGACGGTGAGCAAGTCCGGGGATTCCGCGCGGGCCGAGGCCACCATCAAGCTCTCTGTGGACGGGGTGGAGGAGCACACCGCCGCCGAGGGCAACGGACCCGTTCACGCCCTGGACCGGGCATTGCGCAAGGCCCTGGACGGCTTCTACCCCGAGCTGCGGGCCATCCGCCTGACCGACTACAAGGTGCGGGTGCTCAACGCGGATGCAGCCACAGCGGCGCGGGTACGGGTGCTGATCGAGTCCTCGGACGGGGAGCGCACCTGGGGGACGGTGGGGGTCTCCGAGAACGTGGTGGAGGCTAGCTGGCTGGCGCTGGTGGACAGCCTGGAGTACGGGCTGCTCTGCCGCCGCGGCGCTTAG
- a CDS encoding isochorismate synthase yields the protein MATTPAGTHRVDMAVAPLIQGLRAASTVGRRVAARQGRPVLVWTSAAVPAVDPIALFERAAGFGAARLLWARPADGESLVGIGAAWEATAEGPARLGAVGDAWRRCLAEAVGVGDGAGPAAMGGFAFAPTVDPRSPWRTFPAGWLLVPWLVVRTTGAGSQAVLSTLVPPDGDGTSPYNDGSSLHDATHLAALLDPQDGPGRPQPVQPASYRVQNTVTTAPPVAEIPATSRWKALVVEAAAAVRGGALRKVVLARAVTVDGVTTGLATALHRLRTAYPGCALFAVARGDLCFLGATPERLLRVRNGVVSTGALAGSAPRGTAPEEDEYLGQVLLASSKDRLEHALVVEAVRDAMTAACDDVVAPPTPVLLRMPNVQHLYTPLRGRLRAPLEILELASRLHPTPAVGGVPQEAALKWIARHEGFERGWYAGVVGWLDGAGDGELSVAIRCALLRGRRATLFAGCGIVGDSDPEAEYAESCLKLRPLAEALDAPGALHGCR from the coding sequence ATGGCAACCACGCCGGCCGGCACACACCGTGTCGACATGGCCGTTGCCCCGCTGATTCAGGGGCTCAGAGCCGCGTCGACGGTGGGCCGGCGGGTCGCCGCGCGTCAGGGGCGTCCGGTTCTGGTCTGGACCTCGGCCGCCGTTCCGGCGGTCGATCCCATCGCTCTCTTCGAACGCGCCGCCGGGTTCGGGGCGGCACGGCTGCTGTGGGCGCGCCCGGCCGATGGGGAGAGTCTCGTAGGGATTGGGGCGGCCTGGGAGGCCACGGCGGAAGGCCCGGCGCGGTTGGGCGCGGTGGGGGATGCATGGCGCCGCTGCCTGGCTGAGGCAGTAGGTGTAGGCGATGGAGCCGGTCCGGCGGCGATGGGCGGCTTCGCCTTCGCTCCCACCGTCGATCCCCGGTCTCCGTGGCGCACGTTCCCGGCCGGCTGGCTGCTGGTACCGTGGCTGGTGGTTCGCACAACCGGCGCAGGCTCTCAGGCGGTGCTCAGCACGCTGGTGCCCCCCGACGGCGACGGCACTTCCCCGTACAACGATGGCAGCTCCCTGCACGACGCCACGCACCTGGCCGCGTTGCTGGATCCGCAGGACGGGCCGGGGCGTCCGCAGCCTGTGCAGCCCGCCTCCTACCGCGTGCAGAACACGGTCACGACGGCTCCGCCGGTCGCGGAAATCCCGGCGACTTCACGCTGGAAGGCGCTGGTCGTCGAGGCCGCGGCGGCCGTGCGCGGCGGCGCGCTTCGCAAGGTGGTACTTGCGCGCGCCGTGACGGTGGACGGGGTGACGACCGGCCTGGCCACGGCGCTGCACCGCCTGCGCACCGCCTACCCGGGGTGCGCGCTGTTTGCGGTGGCCCGCGGCGACCTCTGCTTCCTGGGTGCGACCCCCGAGCGCCTGTTGCGGGTGCGAAACGGTGTGGTGAGCACCGGAGCCCTGGCCGGGTCGGCTCCCCGGGGCACGGCGCCGGAAGAGGACGAGTACCTGGGCCAGGTGCTGCTCGCCAGCTCCAAAGACCGGCTGGAGCACGCGCTGGTCGTGGAAGCGGTCCGCGACGCGATGACCGCGGCGTGTGACGACGTGGTGGCCCCGCCCACCCCGGTCCTGCTGCGCATGCCCAACGTACAGCACCTCTATACGCCGCTGCGGGGGCGCCTGCGCGCCCCGCTGGAGATCCTGGAGCTGGCCAGCCGCCTGCATCCCACCCCTGCTGTGGGCGGCGTCCCCCAGGAGGCGGCCCTGAAGTGGATCGCCCGGCACGAGGGGTTCGAGCGTGGGTGGTACGCGGGCGTCGTAGGCTGGCTGGATGGGGCCGGCGACGGCGAGCTGTCGGTGGCCATCCGGTGTGCACTGCTGCGCGGCCGGCGCGCCACGTTGTTCGCCGGGTGCGGCATCGTGGGCGACTCCGATCCGGAGGCAGAGTACGCGGAGTCATGCCTGAAGCTGCGCCCCCTGGCCGAGGCGCTGGACGCGCCCGGGGCGCTCCATGGCTGCCGCTGA